The proteins below come from a single Canis aureus isolate CA01 chromosome 14, VMU_Caureus_v.1.0, whole genome shotgun sequence genomic window:
- the CCN4 gene encoding CCN family member 4, with translation MRWFLPWTLAAVTAAAATAFSPAPTAMAFTPVPLEDTSSRPQFCKWPCECPPSPPRCPLGVSLITDGCECCKMCAQQLGDNCTEAAICDPHRGLYCDYSGDRPRYAIGVCAQVVGVGCVLDGVRYTNGQSFQPNCKYNCTCVDGAVGCTPLCLRARPPRLWCHRPRRVSIPGRCCQQWVCDHDARRPRKTAQRHTGALAATGEVEPWHRNCIAYTSPWSPCSTTCGLGVSTRISNANSRCWPEQESRLCNLRPCDVDIRLHIKEGKKCLAVYQPEAPMNFTLAGCSSTRSYRPKYCGVCTDDRCCIPYKSKTIDVSFQCPDGPGFSRQILWINACFCNLSCRNPNDIFADLESYPDFSEIAD, from the exons GCCTTCTCTCCAGCCCCCACGGCCATGGCCTTCACCCCCGTGCCACTGGAGGATACGTCTTCACGCCCCCAATTCTGCAAGTGGCCGTGTGAGTGCCCGCCGTCCCCACCCCGCTGCCCGCTGGGGGTCAGCCTCATCACAGACGGCTGTGAATGCTGTAAAATGTGTGCTCAGCAGCTGGGGGACAACTGCACAGAGGCAGCCATCTGTgacccccaccggggcctctacTGCGACTACAGTGGGGACCGCCCGAGGTACGCAATAGGAGTGTGTGCAC AGGTGGTCGGCGTGGGCTGCGTCCTGGACGGGGTGCGCTACACCAATGGCCAGTCCTTCCAGCCCAACTGCAAGTACAACTGCACGTGTGTGGACGGTGCGGTGGGCTGCACACCCCTGTGCCTGCGTGCACGCCCTCCGCGCCTCTGGTGCCATCGCCCCCGGAGAGTGAGCATCCCTGGCCGCTGCTGCCAGCAGTGGGTGTGCGACCACGATGCCAGGAGGCCACGCAAGACAGCACAGCGCCACACTGGTGCTCTcg CGGCCACAGGTGAGGTGGAGCCCTGGCATAGGAACTGCATCGCCTACACGAGCCCCTGGAGCCCCTGCTCCACCACTTGCGGCCTGGGGGTCTCTACGCGCATCTCCAACGCCAACAGCCGGTGCTGGCCTGAGCAAGAGAGCCGCCTCTGCAACCTGCGGCCCTGTGACGTGGACATCCGTCTACACATCAAG GAAGGGAAGAAGTGTTTGGCCGTGTACCAGCCAGAGGCACCCATGAACTTCACCCTCGCCGGCTGCAGCAGCACGCGCTCCTACCGGCCGAAGTACTGCGGGGTCTGCACGGACGACAGGTGCTGCATCCCCTACAAGTCCAAGACCATCGATGTCTCCTTCCAGTGTCCCGATGGGCCCGGCTTCTCGCGCCAGATCCTGTGGATTAATGCTTGCTTTTGCAACCTGAGTTGTAGGAATCCCAACGATATCTTTGCTGACTTAGAATCCTACCCGGACTTCTCAGAAATTGCCGATTAG